The genomic DNA CGCCGAGAACCGCTCGACCGTGTGGCAGGATACCCAGCTGGGCGGCCAGGCCACCACCCAGCAAAGCGGCCAGCGCAACGAAGCCTTCGTCGAACAGCTGTTCGGCGGCAGCAACAACAAGAGCTTGGTGAACCAGGACGGCCAGGACAACTATGCCGCTGCCGAACACCTGACGCACAACGACGGCAATATCGAGATTTACCAGCAAGGCAAGCAGAACTGGGCCTACGGCGACCAGCGCGACGGCACCGGCGGCCTCATAGGCATCGATCAGAACGGCACGGGCAACTCGGTGGAAGTCTGGCAGGACACTCAAGTCGGCAGCCAGGCAACCGTCAACCAGAATGGCCAGCTCAACGAAGGCTACATCGACCAGAGCCTGGGCCAGGACAATACTGCCAGCCTGTATCAACAAGGCAAATCCAACGCCAGCTGGTCCGATCAGTTCGAGACCACCAACTCGACCACCAGCATCTCCCAGGCCGGCACCAGCAACCTGCACTTCACCTACCAGACCGGCGATAACCAGAGCCTGACCGTGACCACACAGGGGACGGGCAACAAAGTCATGGCCAGCAACTGGAAGGGTGAGAAACTTGGCGGGCAGTTCGGCAGCGACCAGACCGCCGTGATCAACCAGAAAGGCACCGAAAACACCGTCAACCTGACCCAGAACGGTACCTTGCAACTGGCCACCCTGGGCCAAAAAGGTACCAACAACTCAATGGAAACCAAGCAGGCCGACAGCAACAACGAGCTGTACTTCGAGCAGAACGGCACCGACAACATCCTGATCGCTGACCAGCGCGGCATCGACAACTATGCCACCGGCGACACCACCGGCACCGGCAACACCATCACCCTGGACCAGTCCGGCTACGCCAACCAGAGCTTCACCACCCAGCTGTACGGCAGTGGCAACAGCGCCACCATCAAGCAAACCGATAACGCCAACGTCGCCTACGTGACACAGGGCGGCGCCGGCAACATGGCGTTCGTCGACCAGAGCGGCGCAAACCAGGCCGCCACCATCACCCAGATGGGCAACGGCAACACGGCCACCGCCACCCAGCGCTAAGCAGCTCCCCCCTTGAACCGCAGCGCTTCTCTCCCTGGCGTTGCGGTTCCTTTTTTTGTGCTTCACACGCTATCGCGGCTCCAGGTTATCGGTGCATTGATGTTTTTGACTGCTGGTTTCAAGAACTTTTTATGCACTTTTCACTGCCTGATCTAGACTTTTCGCGACAAACCCGCAAGTTCAAGCCTGCGACAATCAGACTCAGAACATTATGTACCAACTTGTTAATTAGCTTGCTAAGGGCTTAAACTGCGCACATTCCACCTGCTGAGATCCCTGGCATGAACGAAACACCGCGCGCCTCTGGCGCCACAAACATCATCCTGGTCGGCTTGGGCGTGATCATCGCCCTGCTTGGCCTCCTCCTGGCTGCCGGCGGCGTCAAGCTCGCGGGCCTTGGCGGCTCCTGGTACTTCCTGATCGGCGGCCTGGCCATGGCCATCGCCGGCGTACTCATTGCCCGACGCAAGAAAGCCGGCGCCTGGCTCTACGCTGCATTCCTGATCGGCACCGCACTGTGGGCACTGATCGACGCCGGCCTGGTGTTCTGGCCGCTGTTCTCGCGCCTGTTCATGTTCGGTGCCATCGGCATGGTGGTGGCACTCGTCTATCCGCTGCTGGTACGCGCCAATGGCGGTAGCACTGGCCGTGGTGCCTACGGCATCGCCGGCGTGCTGGCCGTGGTGCTGGTGATCGCTGTGGGCAACATGTTCGTTGCTCATCCAAGCGTCGCACCTACCGGCAAAGGCCCGGGCATGACCCCGGTCGAAGCCGGCAAGGAGCAGAAGGACTGGGCCCACTATGGCAATACCGAAGGTGGCAGCCGCTTCGCTGCACTGGACCAGATCAACCGCGACAACGTCGACAAGCTCAAGGTCGCCTGGACCTACCACACCGGTGACGTCGCCATCAGCGACGGCAACGGTGCCGAAGACCAGCTGACCCCGTTGCAGGTCGGCAACAAAGTGTTCATCTGCACCCCGCACAACAACCTGATCGCCCTCGATGCCGACACCGGCAAAGAGCTGTGGAAGAACGAGATCAACGCCCAGTCCAAAGTCTGGCAGCGTTGCCGTGGCATGGCCTACTTCGACGCTACCGCACCAGTGGCTCAGCCAACTCAGCCAAACAGCTCGCCGGTAACCGCCGGTAGCGTACCGGCTGGCGCCAACTGCCAGCGTCGCCTGCTGACCAACACCATCGACGGTCGACTGATCGCGGTCGACGCCGACACTGGTGAGTTCTGCCAAGGCTTCGGCAACAATGGCCAGGTCAACCTGATGGCCGGCCTGGGTGACGTACCGAACTCCTACTACCAGCTCTCCTCCGCGCCGCTGATGGCCGGTACCACCGTGGTGGTAGGCGGCCGTGTCGCCGACAACGTCCAGACCGACATGCCAGGCGGCGTAATCCGTGGCTTCGACGTGTTCACCGGTGCCATGCGCTGGGCGTTCGACCCGGGCAACCCGCAAGACCGCAACGCTCCGGCTGACGGCAGCACCTATGTGCGCAGCACGCCGAACAGCTGGGCGCCGATGTCCTACGACCCGGCGATGAACACCGTGTTCCTGCCGATGGGCTCCTCGTCCACCGACATCTACGGTGTCGAGCGCAGCAAGCTGGACCACACCTACGGTGCTTCGGTGCTGGCCCTGGACGCCACCACCGGCAACGAGAAGTGGGTGTTCCAGACCGTGCACAACGACCTGTGGGACTTTGACCTGCCGATGCAGCCAAGCCTGATCGATTTCACCAAGGACGACGGCGAGTCGGTACCTGCGGTGGTGATCGGCACCAAGGCCGGGCAGATCTACGTGCTCGACCGCGCTACCGGCAAGCCGCTTACCCAGGTTGACGAAGTTCCGGTCAAGCCAAGCAACATCCCGAACGAGCCGTACTCCCCGACCCAGCCCAAATCGGTGGGCATGCCGCAGATCGGCGCACAGACGCTGACCGAGTCGGACATGTGGGGCGCCACGCCATATGACCAGCTGCTGTGCCGTATCGACTTCAAGAAGATGCGCTACGACGGCCTGTACACCGCGCCGGGCACCGACCTGTCGCTGAGCTTCCCCGGTTCGCTGGGGGGCATGAACTGGGGCAGCATTTCCACCGACCCGGTCCATGGTTTCATCTTCGTCAACGATATGCGCCTGGGCCTGTGGATCCAGATGATCCCGTCGCAGAACAAAGGCCAGGCCGCTGGCGGTGGTGAAGCACTGAACACCGGCATGGGCGCCGTACCGCTCAAAGGCACCCCTTATGCGGTGAACAAGAACCGCTTCCTGTCGGTAGCCGGCATCCCTTGCCAGGCGCCACCGTTCGGCACCCTGACCGCGATCGACATGAAGACCCGCCAGGTGGCCTGGCAGGTACCGGTCGGCACCGTTGAAGATACCGGCCCGCTTGGTATCCGCATGCACCTGCCGATCAAGATCGGCCTGCCAACCCTGGGTGGCACCCTGTCGACCCAAGGCGGCCTGGTGTTCATTGCCGGCACCCAGGACTTCTACCTGCGCGCCTACGACAGCAGCAACGGTAACGAAATCTGGAAGGCCCGCCTGCCAGTCGGCAGCCAGGGTGGCCCGATGACCTATGTCTCGCCCAAGACTGGCAAGCAGTACGTGGTGGTCACTGCCGGCGGCGCCCGCCAGTCGACTGACCGTGGCGACTACGTGATTTCTTACGCACTGCCGTAAAACGCGTCGCTTTCATCGCCGGCAAGCCGGCTCCCACAGGTTCGTTGAAAGATCTTGTGGGGGCCGGCTTGCTGGCGATGAGGCCCTGAAAGATCAATTCGAGACCCCGCAATGCCATCCGCTATTCGCATCACCTCCCCCCTTCTGCTGGCCCTGGCCAGCACCACCGTCCTGGCCGACGGCGACCTCATGACCCGCAGCACCATGACCGGTGACTGGGGCGGCCTGCGCCACCAGCTTGAAGAAGACGGCATCAAAGTCACTGGCGACTACAGCGGTGAGACCGCGTACAACGCCCACGGTGGCCTGCACCGCTCGGCGCGCTATTCGCAGAACCTCAAGTTCGGTGTGCAGTTCGACCTGTCGAAACTGTATGGCCTGGATAACGGCGGCAAGGTCCAGCTGACCATCAACGACCGTCGCGGCAACAGCGCCTCGGAAGACCTGGTGGGCAACCGCCTGCCGATCCAGGAAAACTACGGCGGCCTGTACACCCGCCTGACCGAACTGAGCTACGAACGCACCCTGTTCACCCCGGCGCTCAACGTCAAGCTCGGCTACATGGCCATGGGCAACGACCTCGGCGGCCTGGACAGCGGCATCCTGTGCAACTTCATGAACGCCGGCTTCTGCGGGCACCCGCTGAACATGTCGGGTGGCAGCGGTTGGACCAACTACCCCAACGCCCACCTGGGCGTGCGCGTGAAGTACGACCTGTCGCCGTCGTGGCAGTTGCGCGTGGCGGCGTTCAACGTCGACCCGGAAAGCAACGGCAACTCCAGCCGCGCCTGGCACCTGGGGCCCAAGCACACCACCGGCACCGTGGTGCCGGTCGAGCTGGTGTACAAGCTGCAGGGTGAACTGCCAGGTGAATACAAGCTGGGCTACTACTACGATAGCTCCGACGTCAAACGCATTGGAAGCGACGACGAAGTGTCCGGCCGTGGCGGCCATTACCTGCTGATCGACCAGGCGGTGTGGAACGATGCCGGTTTGCCAGGCCGTAGCCTGCATGCCTTCGGCCAGTACTCGGCGTCGAGCAAGGCAGCCTCGCCATTTACCAAGTGGTATGGCGCCGGTGTGGTGCTGTACAAGCCGTTCGAAGGCCGCCCGCGTGACACCGTGGCGCTGGGTTATGGCCGCGCCGTGCCGAATCCGCGCAGCCGTGACGTGCTGGAAGATGCCGCGTTCAATGCCGGGCAGCAGTTCCCGGACATCGACAGCGCCGAGCAATTGATCGAGCTGAGCTATGGCTACCAGGCGACGCCATGGCTGAACCTGCGCCCGGATGTGCAATACATCATCGAGCCTGGTGCCTTCTCCGGGCAGGACATCGACAACGCGCTGGTGGTTGGGCTGCAGGTCAAAGCGACCTTCTGATCCCCGGGGGCCGCTGTGCGGCCCCTTCTCAATCCTGCCTGAGGTAATCCACCAGCCTCGACAGCATCGCATCGCACCCCTGCAACTGCTCGACACTGACAAACTCATCCGGCTTGTGCCCCTGCTCCATGCTCCCCGGGCCACACACCACGGTGGGGATGCCCGCCTGATCGAACAACCCGCCTTCGGTGCCGAACGCCACCGTACCGAATTCATCCGACCCGCTGAGCAATGCGACCAACCGCGCCGCCTCGCCGTCGACAGGTGTGGCCAACCCTGGATAAGCACTCAGCGGCTCCAGATGAATGGCACTGGCCGCGTTCACGGTGCGCATGCGCGGCAACAATTCA from Pseudomonas putida includes the following:
- a CDS encoding glucose/quinate/shikimate family membrane-bound PQQ-dependent dehydrogenase; amino-acid sequence: MNETPRASGATNIILVGLGVIIALLGLLLAAGGVKLAGLGGSWYFLIGGLAMAIAGVLIARRKKAGAWLYAAFLIGTALWALIDAGLVFWPLFSRLFMFGAIGMVVALVYPLLVRANGGSTGRGAYGIAGVLAVVLVIAVGNMFVAHPSVAPTGKGPGMTPVEAGKEQKDWAHYGNTEGGSRFAALDQINRDNVDKLKVAWTYHTGDVAISDGNGAEDQLTPLQVGNKVFICTPHNNLIALDADTGKELWKNEINAQSKVWQRCRGMAYFDATAPVAQPTQPNSSPVTAGSVPAGANCQRRLLTNTIDGRLIAVDADTGEFCQGFGNNGQVNLMAGLGDVPNSYYQLSSAPLMAGTTVVVGGRVADNVQTDMPGGVIRGFDVFTGAMRWAFDPGNPQDRNAPADGSTYVRSTPNSWAPMSYDPAMNTVFLPMGSSSTDIYGVERSKLDHTYGASVLALDATTGNEKWVFQTVHNDLWDFDLPMQPSLIDFTKDDGESVPAVVIGTKAGQIYVLDRATGKPLTQVDEVPVKPSNIPNEPYSPTQPKSVGMPQIGAQTLTESDMWGATPYDQLLCRIDFKKMRYDGLYTAPGTDLSLSFPGSLGGMNWGSISTDPVHGFIFVNDMRLGLWIQMIPSQNKGQAAGGGEALNTGMGAVPLKGTPYAVNKNRFLSVAGIPCQAPPFGTLTAIDMKTRQVAWQVPVGTVEDTGPLGIRMHLPIKIGLPTLGGTLSTQGGLVFIAGTQDFYLRAYDSSNGNEIWKARLPVGSQGGPMTYVSPKTGKQYVVVTAGGARQSTDRGDYVISYALP
- a CDS encoding carbohydrate porin; this translates as MPSAIRITSPLLLALASTTVLADGDLMTRSTMTGDWGGLRHQLEEDGIKVTGDYSGETAYNAHGGLHRSARYSQNLKFGVQFDLSKLYGLDNGGKVQLTINDRRGNSASEDLVGNRLPIQENYGGLYTRLTELSYERTLFTPALNVKLGYMAMGNDLGGLDSGILCNFMNAGFCGHPLNMSGGSGWTNYPNAHLGVRVKYDLSPSWQLRVAAFNVDPESNGNSSRAWHLGPKHTTGTVVPVELVYKLQGELPGEYKLGYYYDSSDVKRIGSDDEVSGRGGHYLLIDQAVWNDAGLPGRSLHAFGQYSASSKAASPFTKWYGAGVVLYKPFEGRPRDTVALGYGRAVPNPRSRDVLEDAAFNAGQQFPDIDSAEQLIELSYGYQATPWLNLRPDVQYIIEPGAFSGQDIDNALVVGLQVKATF
- a CDS encoding curlin, with product MFKLAPLSAAILLAVAGQVMADDSTSTQSQTGNQNIAEVSQTVAPFAAATQNQTGKGNNHLAVQDTSTSYIDQAANGSYNAGYGEQLFENGSQITQQAEGTYNDAFASQSLGENNQALQMQQGAENRSTVWQDTQLGGQATTQQSGQRNEAFVEQLFGGSNNKSLVNQDGQDNYAAAEHLTHNDGNIEIYQQGKQNWAYGDQRDGTGGLIGIDQNGTGNSVEVWQDTQVGSQATVNQNGQLNEGYIDQSLGQDNTASLYQQGKSNASWSDQFETTNSTTSISQAGTSNLHFTYQTGDNQSLTVTTQGTGNKVMASNWKGEKLGGQFGSDQTAVINQKGTENTVNLTQNGTLQLATLGQKGTNNSMETKQADSNNELYFEQNGTDNILIADQRGIDNYATGDTTGTGNTITLDQSGYANQSFTTQLYGSGNSATIKQTDNANVAYVTQGGAGNMAFVDQSGANQAATITQMGNGNTATATQR